The DNA segment TCACCTCGAGAGTCGTATGCAGAGACTGCCCCGGGCGCGTCTCGCCGGGCACGTACGCGGCGGCACCGTCACAGCGGTGGGCCAGCTCACACAACTGGAGACGCGGGGAAATCGCCCGCACGTCGCCGTCGCTCGCTTCGACCGGCATCGAGAGCGCGTAGCTGAACCCGGCCCCGGTCCCGTAGTCGACGAACAGTTCGAGTTCGAGCGTCTCCCGGCCGTCGACGGTGACTTCCAGCGGCTCCGAAACATCGGGCCCCTCGAGCGTGGCGACACTCTCCGAGAGGTCGACAGTGACGTTCGTCGACGCTCCGTCTGCCGGGACCGCGGTTCGGGCGTGGTCGTCGCTGCCTGCAAGCCGGATCGAGACGCTCTCGGCGTACTGGGGGAGCCCTGCACTGGCGGTGAGTGTCACCGCCTCGCCCTCGACCGCCCGAATCGGACGGAGCCGCGGCTCGACCGGCTCGCCAGCGGTCGGCGGCCACGGGTTCCGGAAGCTGTACCGGTAGAGCTGCCGGTCCTCGAACGAATCGACCACTTCGAACGGCCGCTCTTCGAGAGCGTACACCGCCGGGCCGTCGTAGCCGGGATCGTTGCGGAGCGGCTGGAAAGGGTGGTTCAACCACGGGCCGTAGGGCTGTGGTAGCAAGACCAGCGCGTCCTCGAAGGAGTGGTTCTCGAAGGGCCCGTAGGCGGCTTCGTAGTGGTCAGTTATCGCCTGATTCCGGTCGATCGGATCGGCCGCGGTCGTGACCGCTACGCCACCACCGACCGCGGCAACGACAGCAGCCAGCGCCATCGATACCGCAAGCGCCTGTCGGGGTTCGAACTGCCGGTTTAGCGCTGTCCACGTCCGCTGGCTGGCGGTCCGGATCGCCAGCGCCGCCAGCAGCGACAGCGGAACGAGCAGATCGAGGTGATAGTACGGTCCCAGGTATGCGATCAGTCCGTCGCCGGACTCGGCGATGTCGCCCAGGATATTCAGCGTGCCCCAGAAGTACGCCTCGCCGACGGGCACGGAGACGGCGAGCCCGGTGACTGCGAGCCGCCGGGGCGTTCGGTTCCGGAGTACCACCGCGAGGCCGACGACCGCCGTGAGGACGCCGAGCAGGCCGGCCGGAGCCCAGTCTCTCGCGAACGTCTCCAGCGCGCGGGCGTTCGACCGCGCGGCGAGTTCGGGGGTGTATGCTATTTCCCGGCCGAGCAACTCGCGCGTGCCGAAGCCGACGCCGTCTCGCGGAGCGAACGCGTGATAGGGAAACTCCAGTGCGGAGCCAGTGACGGCGGCGTTGTATCCCAGCGCAGCGGCGACGCCGACCAGCCCGACGGCCGCGACGGTCCCCTGACGGACCCACACGCCGCGCTCGCGGGTTCGCAGTGTCCACAGCGCGTGGAGGATGAACGGGACGGCAAACAGGACAGCTGTGTAGGGTCGGGCGAAAAACGCGAGCCCGATCGCACCGCCGGCGACGGCCGCCAGTCGGCGGCTCCCCATTCGATCGGCCCGGAGATACGCCAGTGCGAACGCCAGGTTCAACAGCGTCGTCGGCGCGTACGGCAGAAAGGTTGCCGCGTTGATCAGAAACAGCGGCGACCCGAGCACGACGAGACCCGCGAGCAAGCCGGTCGGGCGATCGAACAGTTCCGCGCCCAGCCCAGCCATGAGGGCGACGATCCCCGCGCCGACGACCGCGAGCGTCATTCGCGGCACGCCGAGTGCGAGCCCCGGGGCGTACATCGCCGGGACCACCGGCGAGTACTTCGAGTACATCCCTCCGGGGCTCTCGACGAAGAACCACGGCCGGAACGCCTCCGGGACGGGTGGCCGGAGAAAGAGCTGTCCGTCGAGCAACATTCGGGCCTGCTGGAGGTAGACGCCCTCGTCGTGATTGAGCGAGTGATAAGGGAAGACGCGCGTGGCGATCAGAAAGACGACTGCCCCGGCGAGCAGCGCCAGCAGCCCGACTGCGACGCGCCAGCGCGTCTCCGGGTTACGCACTCGCTTCCGGAGGGACGCGGGCAGGCGCCGCATGAGGGCGTCCGGACCCGACATCACTCCCCGGGATACCAGGCCAGCGAGTGGTCGGCTTCGAGTTCGACACAGACCCGGGTTCCGTGGTCGAACTCGGTCGCGTGGTTGTGCTGGCAGTGAACCACGTCGCCGGCGTCGAGTTCGACCCGGTAGACGAACGATGGGCCGGTGTACTGGCGGTGAACGACCTCGCCGTCGGTGCTTGCTCCGGGACAGGGGATCGCCCGGAGGTCGTCCGGGCGGACCAGCACCTCGATCTCGGCGCCGCGATACTCTTCGATCGAACCGTCGAGTTGCCGATCGTCGAGCAGTCCCAGTGACGTGTCGACGCCGCCCTCGACGACAGTCCCGGTGAGGAAACTCGCCTGGCCGAGGAAGCTCGCGACGAACCGCGATTCGGGATGGCCGAACACGTCCTCCGGGCGGCCGATCTGTTCGAGGCGCCCGTCGTTCATGATCGCGACGCGGTCGGAGATCGACAGCGCCTCTTCCTGGTCGTGGGTGACCGACACCGCCGTCACGCCCGCGGCCTTGAGGATCCGGCGGACCTCCTCGCGCATCTCCTCGCGCAGCCGCACGTCGAGATTCGAGAACGGCTCGTCAAGCAACAGCACGTCCGGTTCCGGGGCGAGCGATCGGGCGAGCGCGACCCGCTGGCGCTCCCCGCCCGAGAGGCTCTCCGGACTCCGGTCGGCGTAGCCCTCGAGGTCGACGAGTTCGAGCAGCTCTTCGACGCGCTCGTCGGCCCCGTCTTCGAGCCCGAAGGCGACGTTCTCGCCGACGGTCAGATGCGGGAACAGGGCGTACTCCTGAAAGACCAGGCCGACGTCTCGCTGTTCGGGCGGCGTCGCGTCGCGAGCCCCGGCCACGCGTTCGTCGCCGATCGTGATCGTCCCCTCGGAAGGAGTCTCGAGCCCGGCGATCATCCGCAGCGTCGTCGTCTTGCCACAGCCGCTGGGTCCGAGCAGCGTCACAAGCTCACCTTCCCGAACGTCCAGCGAGACGCCGTCGACGGCCCGCTCGTCGCCGAAGCGTTTGGTCACGTCCGCCAGCGACAGGATCGGCTCGCCGAAGGAGTCGGTCTCGGGGGTCGGTTCGATGGACTGTTCGACCGTCGTAGTGAGATCATTCCTTGACATCGTATCGCTCCCGTCCGAGTATCACGAGCATCGACAGCGCCGAGATCCCGATCAACACCAGCGCCGGGACGGCGGCCTGCCCGTAGACCGCTGCTTCCTGGACCTGCCAGATGTAGGTTACGAGCGTCTCGAAACCGAACGGCCGCAACAGAAGCGTCGCGGCCAGCTCCTTCATACTGGTGAGAAAGACCAGCGCGGCCCCGGCGACGATCCCGGGCATCACCAGCGGCAACACGATCTTCCGAAACGCCGCAAGCGGGGGCTTCCCGAGCGTCCGCGCGGCCTCCAGCAGTTGCGGGTCGACCTGCAGGATCGACGACCGGGTCGTTCCGACGGCCTGGGGGAGGAACCGAACGACGTAGGCGAACACCAGCACCGCGATCGAACCGTAGAGGAACGGCGTCACGTTCAGCGCCACGGACAACAGTCCGAACCCGACGATGACGCCCGGAACGGCGTAGCCGACGTAACTCGCCCGCTCGGGCAGCGACGCGAGTCGCCCCTCCCCGCGTGCCGAGAGATACGCGAGCGGTAGCGCCGCGAGGACGGACACGCCCGCCGCCAGCCCCGAAACCAACACCGAGTTCCAGGCGAATTCCCACTGGAAATCGACCGCCGCGCCGGCCAGCTCCGGCGTCGATCGCCCGAGCCACGTCAGCAAGATTGCCGGCGGCAGCGCGAGCGCCAGCGCCGCGATGGCGAGCGGGAACAGCGTCGCCATCCAGCGCCATCGGCCGAGCCGGACGACGCCCGGTCGATCCGTGCCGCGGTTGACGTATGCGGACGTCTCGCCGCCGCGCTCGATTCGCGATTCGGCCAGCAGGATGACGACCGTCAGTCCGACCAGCAGGATCGAGAAGATCGACGCGATATCGACCTGTCGGGCGGTCGTGCGCACGTAGATGATCCGGGTGAACACGTCGAACTGCATGATTGCCGGCGTCCCGAAATCCGAGAGCGTGTACAGCGCGACCAGCAGTGCCCCCGCGGCGATACCGGGCTTCAGCTGCGGCAGTGTGACCCGTCGGAACGCCGCCAGACGCGTGTGATTGAGCGTCCGGGCGGCCTCGACGCTGCGACCGTCGATCGACAGCAGCGACGCACGCGTCGTGAGAAACACGTAGGGATAGGTGAACAGCGTCAGCACGATCACCGAGCCGCCGAGCCCGTAGATCGACGGAATCTGTTCGATCCCGAGCGGCGCGAGTACGGTAGCGAGTTCGCCCCGCGGGCCGAACGCCGAGACGAACGCGAAGGCACCGATGTAACTCGGGACGACCAGCGGCAGCGCAGCGAGCACGGTAAACAGCCGCCGGAATGGCATATCGGTCTGGGCAGTCAGCACGGCCAGCGGGACGCCGATCAGGATCGACAACGCCGTGACCGCGACGACGAGCACGACAGTATTGAGGAGGATATCGAATGTCGTCTGTCGCAGCAGGATCTCCAGGAACCGATCGATAGGCACCGATCGAGCGCTGTTGAGCACCCACAAAAGCGGTGTCAGAACTGCGACCGCGACCGAACCTGCGAGCAGCGCCAGCACGAGCGTCTGGACGTCGCTCGGCGAGCGGCGCTTGAACCGCCGGGAGACGGCGTCGATCCGGTCGCTGACTGACATCGTGCGCGTTACAGCACCCCTGCCTCGGTCAATAGATCCGTCGTCGGTCCGGTGTTCGACAGCTCTGTCAGGTCGATATCGGGCGTCTCCAGCTCGTCGATCGTCGGCAGGTCACCCACCGGCTGCACGCCGGGGAGCATCGGGTAGGCGTAGGTCCGGGTGGCGAAGAACTCCTGGGCCTCCGCCGAGAGGAGGTGCCGGACGAACACGTCGGCGAGCCCGGCGTTCTCGTCGCGATCGAGCAGCGCGGCCCCGGAGACGTTGACCAGCGACCCGGCGTCGCCGCGGGTGAAGTGGAGATCCAGCGGTCGGTCGGGCGAGCCGTTGAGCACCCGCATCGCGTAGTAGTGGTTGGCGAACCCAGCGTCGAGTTCGCCGGTCGAGACCGCATCCGAGATCAAAAACTCGTTGTCGTACGATTGGATCCCCGCCGCCTGCATGTCCTCGAGCCACTGCAGGGTCGCGTCTTCGCCTTCCAGCAGTCGCATCGCGGTGACAAAGTCCTGGAACGCGCCGTAGGTCGGCGCCCAACCCATCGCATTCTGGAGCGGGTCGGCATTGGGGATGTCCATCACACTGTCGGGGAGGTCGCTCTCATCGAGCTGGTCAGTGTTGTACGGAATCGCACGGGCACGACCGGCGATGCCGACCCAGTTGTTGTCCGGTTCGACGAACGCCCCGGGGACGGGCTCGACAGTTTCGGCAGTCAGTGGTCGGGTCGCCCCCTCCTCGACGACGGCCCCGAGCGACCCCGCGCCGATCGAGATGAACACGTCCGCCTGGAGTTGTCCCGTCTGGGCCTCCTCGGCGATCTGGGCGGCGAGTTCGCTCGAAGGCTTCGGCTGTGCTGTATAGGAGAAGTCGGGATAGACAGCTTCGAGTACGTCGAACAGATCGCGGTACAGCCCGCCCTCGCCGCCGCCGAGATAGATCGCAAGCTCACCCGAGAGGTTCGGCAGATCCTCCATCGAACGCCCGCCCGGAGCGGGCCGTCCTTCGAGGATCGCACCGGACCCCTGAAACTCCGAGATAGCCATCGCTTCCATCGCCGCGTCTGCCGCGTCGTAGTCGGGCGGCCCGTAGTCGCCGTCGTCACCGCCACCGAACAGCCCGGTACAGCCCGCGAGCGCGCCAGTCGCGGCCACACCGCCTGCCGCGAGAAATCGCCGGCGAGAGGGACGATGGCGTTCGCTCGTGGATCCGTCATCGCGCGTGTCGTCGTCAGTTGTCATCATTGCTTTTAGGCTGGCCTAAAGGATATAAGCCTGGCGGTTCGGTTCAGTCGTCGGCCGCCGACCTGGCGGACCGAGTGGTTCGAACGCCGTCGGCATCGATCGCAGCGAGGCAGTCGAGCCAGTCGTGCATGTGCTCGCCGACGTAGGCGAAGAACTCGCCGTTCTCGTAGTCGGACACGTCGGCAGCGAGCAACTCGTCGGCCATGCGCTCGAACGCGTCGGCGAACCCCGCTGCTTCGGGGACGCGATCGGCCAGTTCCCAGACGTGTTCGTTCAGTTCGAGCCCGGCCACCTCGTTGGCCAGGTCGCCGAACGTCGAACGCGGGGCCTTGTTGTGCTCACACAGCGGTGCTCCGTTGTAGATCTGCTTGCCCAGCAGGTCCGCGGCCCGCTTGAGGAAGACGCCGCTCCAGATGTCGTCGAACCGGCCGACGTCCCAGGGGTTGTCGTCCATCGGCAACTGATAGAACGCCGGGACGATCTCTCGCCTGAACGCGAGGTTCATCGAGCAGACAGTCAGGTACTGACCGGGTGCGGCCACGAAATCCTCACCGTAGTCGTCCGCGTCGAGTCGGGTCTGAGCCTGCCCGTCGAGGTCGCCGTCCATCAGGATTCGGACGGCGTCGAGGTCGGGGACGTTCGTCCACAGCCCCTGGGAAGCAACGACCTCAGAGACGGTCGTCGTCTCCGTCCGGACGGTCTCGTCCATTGCACTGTAGGGGTAGCCACGTGGGTACAGGTCCGTGTCCGTCTCGTGGAGGACGTTCACCCACTGCTCGTCGGACTCGACCGATTCGATCGACCCCTGATAGTGGAGGTTGTCCATATGTGTGCCGAAGAAGTCACTATCCTCGTGTGGCAGCGTGTCGTCGTCGATGAACACGCCGTACTCGAACTCGCCCGCCCAGAGATACAGCAGGCCGAAACTCGTCTGGGCGTGGCTGGCTTCGGGGATCAGATGGCTGTATTCCTCGATCCCCTGCTCGGCGAACCACGCCTCGCGGGCGCTCCCGTCGAAGATGTCCCCCGAGACGTCAATTTCTTCGAGCATCGACTCCATACTGCCGGTGTCACAGAAATCCTCCGTGACGAGCACGAAATGCAACCGGTCGGTATCGAACCCGTGGCGGCGAGCGTTCGCCACGTACTCGCGCACACACTCGTGCTCTCTGATCGTCGGTACGATCACGCAAATATCGGCGGTCATTGATTACTCACCCTTCTTTAGGCCAGCCTAAAGAGTGTGTCGTTCCGGTGCCTGTGGTCGGTGAGAGATGCTGCCTACGGATACCGACTGCCGACAACTGCGAAGGACGCCGCACCGAGACAGATGAACGCGACAACGAGCAGGCTGTAAGCTGACTTGCCGGTCGGATCCGAGAGCGACTGCCCGAGTGAACCGAGGCCGACAATAAGCAGTCCACCGACGAGAGCGGCGTCGGCGTAGCCGTTCCAGACGTCTTCGAGGGTGGTCTCGACGCGCCCCAGCCACCACTCGTCAGTGGGCCGGAACAGCGACTCCAGGCCCCCGGCGCCGACCACGGCGAGAACTGCAATGACGCCGATGCCAGCGAGCGACACGAGCAACCACGGCGGACCGATTCGCGTCCTGGCGAGCACGAAGAGGAGGACGAATGCGACGACTGCGGCCCCGCTGAGAAGTCCAACGAGCACGCTACGGACGGTCTCGGTCATACTCGGTCCCTACTCTTCGTCGTCGTTCTCGACCTGGTCTTTGATGGAGCGGAGTTCGGACTCGACATCGACGGACGGACCAGTCTCAACCGTCTCCTCCTCGTCGAGTCGATCTTCAATATCAGCCTGGAGTCGCTGGGCGTCTTCGAGCAGGTCGCGTGCCTCACTGTCCGGGGGCTGTCCGTCGAGCGCGGACTGGACGTCTTCGAGAGCACCCTCCAGACGTGTCAGTGCCCTCGACCCGGCCCGCTCGGCCCGCCGGGAGACTGACTCCTCGCCAGCGTCGGTGTCGCGATCGTCGGCCAGCCGGAGCGTGCGCTGGAAGAGTTCCAGCGCGCGGACGTTCGTTTCGAGAAGCAGTATCGCTCCCGGGATCGCGACTTCGCTGGTGAACTGCCTGAGATCCTCGGATCCCGGCGGTCGCGGGGCCAGCGGGAACCGACGCTCGCGTTTGAGCTGCTCGCGTAACTGGGCGACCGTTCGAGTGAGCTCCGCGAGTTGCTGTTCGACGTCCGGGGGTTCGTCCTCGGCCATACCGACCCGTTCGTCCGCCACCGCCCTAAAACCGACGCGGCGCGTCGGGAACATCCGAACGCTTTTATCTTTAGGCCCGCCTAATCCAGTGCGATGGCAGATACCCAAACTCCCGACAATGCGGACGACGAGCGGCCGTCGGTGTCGGCTCACTCACCCACCGAAGAGCGGACGGTCTTCACGGAGGACGGGAACGCCGACGCCTGGATCGCGACGGACACGACCGTCGAGCCACCGCGGTAGTCCTAAACTGTTGTCTCCCGCGTTACTCGCTGACGACTAGCGTATCGTCTTCGAGGTAGTGATCGATGTGGTGAGCGTCCTCCTCGACTTCGATGAGGAGTTGCCGGAGGATCTCGGCGGTCGCGTGATCGCCGAGGTTCGTGGCGAGATCGACGTGATCCCGGAGGCTCTCGATGATATCGCCGTAGATCTCCAGGTCGTTCTCCAGGGACGTGCGCACGTCGTAGACGTCGTCACCCTCGGGGTCGACCGGCGCGTGCGCTTCGAGGTTCTTTCCGCCCGCGACCGGAGCGCCGCCGATCGCCTGTAGCCGTTCGGCGAGTTCGTCGGCGGCCTCTTCGGCGCGTCCGGCGGCCTCTCCGAGGAACTCGTGTACGTCCCGGAACTCCGCGCCCTCGACGTTCCAGTGGTGCTTTTTGAGCTGGT comes from the Halapricum desulfuricans genome and includes:
- a CDS encoding ArnT family glycosyltransferase encodes the protein MSGPDALMRRLPASLRKRVRNPETRWRVAVGLLALLAGAVVFLIATRVFPYHSLNHDEGVYLQQARMLLDGQLFLRPPVPEAFRPWFFVESPGGMYSKYSPVVPAMYAPGLALGVPRMTLAVVGAGIVALMAGLGAELFDRPTGLLAGLVVLGSPLFLINAATFLPYAPTTLLNLAFALAYLRADRMGSRRLAAVAGGAIGLAFFARPYTAVLFAVPFILHALWTLRTRERGVWVRQGTVAAVGLVGVAAALGYNAAVTGSALEFPYHAFAPRDGVGFGTRELLGREIAYTPELAARSNARALETFARDWAPAGLLGVLTAVVGLAVVLRNRTPRRLAVTGLAVSVPVGEAYFWGTLNILGDIAESGDGLIAYLGPYYHLDLLVPLSLLAALAIRTASQRTWTALNRQFEPRQALAVSMALAAVVAAVGGGVAVTTAADPIDRNQAITDHYEAAYGPFENHSFEDALVLLPQPYGPWLNHPFQPLRNDPGYDGPAVYALEERPFEVVDSFEDRQLYRYSFRNPWPPTAGEPVEPRLRPIRAVEGEAVTLTASAGLPQYAESVSIRLAGSDDHARTAVPADGASTNVTVDLSESVATLEGPDVSEPLEVTVDGRETLELELFVDYGTGAGFSYALSMPVEASDGDVRAISPRLQLCELAHRCDGAAAYVPGETRPGQSLHTTLEVTKQ
- a CDS encoding ABC transporter ATP-binding protein; this encodes MSRNDLTTTVEQSIEPTPETDSFGEPILSLADVTKRFGDERAVDGVSLDVREGELVTLLGPSGCGKTTTLRMIAGLETPSEGTITIGDERVAGARDATPPEQRDVGLVFQEYALFPHLTVGENVAFGLEDGADERVEELLELVDLEGYADRSPESLSGGERQRVALARSLAPEPDVLLLDEPFSNLDVRLREEMREEVRRILKAAGVTAVSVTHDQEEALSISDRVAIMNDGRLEQIGRPEDVFGHPESRFVASFLGQASFLTGTVVEGGVDTSLGLLDDRQLDGSIEEYRGAEIEVLVRPDDLRAIPCPGASTDGEVVHRQYTGPSFVYRVELDAGDVVHCQHNHATEFDHGTRVCVELEADHSLAWYPGE
- a CDS encoding ABC transporter permease; the encoded protein is MSVSDRIDAVSRRFKRRSPSDVQTLVLALLAGSVAVAVLTPLLWVLNSARSVPIDRFLEILLRQTTFDILLNTVVLVVAVTALSILIGVPLAVLTAQTDMPFRRLFTVLAALPLVVPSYIGAFAFVSAFGPRGELATVLAPLGIEQIPSIYGLGGSVIVLTLFTYPYVFLTTRASLLSIDGRSVEAARTLNHTRLAAFRRVTLPQLKPGIAAGALLVALYTLSDFGTPAIMQFDVFTRIIYVRTTARQVDIASIFSILLVGLTVVILLAESRIERGGETSAYVNRGTDRPGVVRLGRWRWMATLFPLAIAALALALPPAILLTWLGRSTPELAGAAVDFQWEFAWNSVLVSGLAAGVSVLAALPLAYLSARGEGRLASLPERASYVGYAVPGVIVGFGLLSVALNVTPFLYGSIAVLVFAYVVRFLPQAVGTTRSSILQVDPQLLEAARTLGKPPLAAFRKIVLPLVMPGIVAGAALVFLTSMKELAATLLLRPFGFETLVTYIWQVQEAAVYGQAAVPALVLIGISALSMLVILGRERYDVKE
- a CDS encoding extracellular solute-binding protein, which encodes MTTDDDTRDDGSTSERHRPSRRRFLAAGGVAATGALAGCTGLFGGGDDGDYGPPDYDAADAAMEAMAISEFQGSGAILEGRPAPGGRSMEDLPNLSGELAIYLGGGEGGLYRDLFDVLEAVYPDFSYTAQPKPSSELAAQIAEEAQTGQLQADVFISIGAGSLGAVVEEGATRPLTAETVEPVPGAFVEPDNNWVGIAGRARAIPYNTDQLDESDLPDSVMDIPNADPLQNAMGWAPTYGAFQDFVTAMRLLEGEDATLQWLEDMQAAGIQSYDNEFLISDAVSTGELDAGFANHYYAMRVLNGSPDRPLDLHFTRGDAGSLVNVSGAALLDRDENAGLADVFVRHLLSAEAQEFFATRTYAYPMLPGVQPVGDLPTIDELETPDIDLTELSNTGPTTDLLTEAGVL
- a CDS encoding alpha-1 4-glucan-protein synthase → MTADICVIVPTIREHECVREYVANARRHGFDTDRLHFVLVTEDFCDTGSMESMLEEIDVSGDIFDGSAREAWFAEQGIEEYSHLIPEASHAQTSFGLLYLWAGEFEYGVFIDDDTLPHEDSDFFGTHMDNLHYQGSIESVESDEQWVNVLHETDTDLYPRGYPYSAMDETVRTETTTVSEVVASQGLWTNVPDLDAVRILMDGDLDGQAQTRLDADDYGEDFVAAPGQYLTVCSMNLAFRREIVPAFYQLPMDDNPWDVGRFDDIWSGVFLKRAADLLGKQIYNGAPLCEHNKAPRSTFGDLANEVAGLELNEHVWELADRVPEAAGFADAFERMADELLAADVSDYENGEFFAYVGEHMHDWLDCLAAIDADGVRTTRSARSAADD
- a CDS encoding DUF7547 family protein; the encoded protein is MAEDEPPDVEQQLAELTRTVAQLREQLKRERRFPLAPRPPGSEDLRQFTSEVAIPGAILLLETNVRALELFQRTLRLADDRDTDAGEESVSRRAERAGSRALTRLEGALEDVQSALDGQPPDSEARDLLEDAQRLQADIEDRLDEEETVETGPSVDVESELRSIKDQVENDDEE
- the dpsA gene encoding DNA starvation/stationary phase protection protein DpsA translates to MSTQEEVRQQAGTVDENRLRLEQGKAEQIVEALNTDLASTYVLYHQLKKHHWNVEGAEFRDVHEFLGEAAGRAEEAADELAERLQAIGGAPVAGGKNLEAHAPVDPEGDDVYDVRTSLENDLEIYGDIIESLRDHVDLATNLGDHATAEILRQLLIEVEEDAHHIDHYLEDDTLVVSE